The sequence GCCTCAGGTTTTCTGGATGTAAACAAACTCGCTCCGAAAACTCAGCCGTTTCATATTGCCAAACCCGTTAACAGCAAGGCTAAAATCCAGCGATATTTTAATATTATGGAAAAAAATAATCTGGTCTAATAATACTATCGCCAATTATTATAAAAATAACATAGCTCAGTAATATCATTGATCGTTTTTCAACATGAAAATAAAATATTCAAATATAAAGCACACATTGTGACATGTTTTAGTATGTTAGTGCAGAGTGTTTTAAATATGTTTTACAATTGTTTTAATCATTTTAAAGATTTCAAATTTTCGTTATTTTTATTAAGTATTAACTTTTTGGGGCAGAGAAAATTATTAAAGTTTTAATTATGGTTAATTTCAATTCGTTTCGAAAACTACATCAGCTTTTCAAAAAGAAAAAACACGAGCCCTGTTTGGATTCTGAAGTAGAATATCGGGAAATTGTAGAAAATTCACTCGTAGGAGTATATATCATTCAGAATAACACTTTTAAATTTGTCAATAAACGATTCTGTGAAATATCCGGATACGCATATGACGAAATTGTGGATAAAATGAGTCCTACATTTCTAGTTTTTGAAAGTGATAAAGGTATTGTAAAAGAGAATATTAGGAAAAGAATTTCCAAAGAAAAAGCATCAATAGAATATGAGTTTCGTGGTGTCAAAAAAGACGGAAGTATCGTATGGTTAGGAGTTCTTGGAAATTTAATAACTTTTAAAGGGAAACCCGCAATTAGCGGAACGGTTGTTGACATTACCGAACGTAAAAAGGTTGAAGATGCTTTGCATATTAGAGAAGAACGTTTGCGTGAAACACTAGTAGTGACAAAGATTGGAACCTGGGAATGGAATGTGGCAGAAGATACATGGTTGGCGTCGCCCATATATTATACCATGTTGGGATACGAGCCGGTAGTTGGTCCATCAGACCGAACTGTTTGGCTTAACCGTGTTCATCCGGAAGACAGAGCAAATGTAAAGGCCAAAATAAACGATGTTATAACTAATGAAGCAGATCGTTATATTTACGAAGCCCGTATGTTACATGCTGACGGAACTTACCGGTGGCACCAGGTTATAGGTCATACAATTGAAAAGGACAATCTGGGTAAGATTAAACGTATGGTTGGCATACGAAAGGATATTACCGACTTTAAACAGGCTGAAGAAGAACTGCGAATTAGTGAAAATCGGTTACGGGTACTTATTGATACCCTTCCCGACCTTGTTTGGTTAAAAAACCCACATGGAGTTTATTTGCAATGCAATCAACGGTTTGAGCAATTTTATGGAGCCACTGAAAAAGAAATTGTTGGTAAAACTGATTATGATTTTGTAAGCAAAGATTTGGCCGATTTTTTCAGGCAAAAGGATAATGATGCCGCGGTTGCAGGTAAACCAACCATAAATGAGGAAGAACTGACTTTTGCCGATGGACATAAGGAAATACTTGAAACAATAAAAACACCTATGTACGAAAGTGATGGTACTTTTATGGGCGTTTTAGGCATTGGCAGAGATATTACCCAGCGCAAAAAATCGAAACAGGAATTAATTAAGAACGAAGCAATAATAAGTACTGCTGTTGAAAATCTGCCAATTGTATTTTTTCTCATAGACAAAGATGGAATCTTCAATCTTTCCATCGGAGCAGGTCTTAAAGGTCTGGGCTTGTTACCCAATCAAGTAGTTGGTCAATCTGTTTTCGATTTATACAAAGATTATCCTAAAACCATCGAAGCAATAAAAAAAGCACTTGCAGGCGAATTTGTAAATTTTGAATCAAACGTGAATGGAGTGCACTATTTGAATATTGTTCATCCAATGACGATATCTGGTAAACGGGTTGGTATTGTAGGGGTTGGGCTCGATATAACCGAGCGTAAAAAGGCAAATGAATCACTAAAACTTTTTAGCACCTTAATTGATAACTCTAATGACGCTTTTGAAGTTTATGACCCGAAAACCGGTCGAGTTATAGATGTTAACGAAACAGGGCACAAAACGCTTGGCTACAGCCGGGAAGAATTCTTAAAATTGAGTGTTTATGATATTGATCCCTTTGTAGATAAAAATAATTTTAAGAAAAATATTCAAGAACTTCGAAAATCAGAGTTTCGAACCTGGCAAAGTATTCACAAACGAAAAGATGGTTCTACGTTTCCTGTTGAAGTAAATATCCGGCTTGTTAAGCTTGAAAAGGAATACCTGGTTTCAGTAGCCAGAGATATTAGCTTACGTAAACAAAACGAGGAACTTGTTGTGAAATTATCCCATGCAGTAGAACAAAGCCCGGTATCTATAATTATTACTGATAAAAATGGGAACATTGAATATTCTAATCCCAAAACGTTCGAGGTGTCTGGTTACAAAAAGGAGGAAGTTTTGGGAAAAAACCCACGGATTTTCAGTTCAGGGGATAGAGCATCAAGTGAATATAAAGCGCTTTGGGAAAATCTTTTGGCTGGAAAAGAGTGGAAAGGAGAGTTTCAAAACAGAAAGAAAAATGGCGAGCTTTTCTGGGAATTCGTATACATCTCACCTATTTTAAACGCAACAGGAGAAATCACTCATTTTGTTGCAATTAAAGAAGATATTACAGAAAGAAGAAAGATGATTGAAGAACTCATTTATGCTAAAAATAAGGCAGAGGAAAGTGACCGGTTGAAATCTGCTTTTCTGGCCAATATGAGCCACGAAATTCGCACTCCAATGAACGGTATTTTAGGTTTTGCAAGTCTGCTTAAGGAACCGGAATTATCTGGCGAACTGCAAAATGAGTACATTCAAATTATCGAAAAAAGTGGAGCCCGTATGCTTAACATTATAAACGATATTGTGAGCATTTCTCAAATTGAATCGGGCATAATTGACATTAATCTTTCCGAAACAAACATAAATAGCCAGTTGCAATTTGTTTACGATTCGTTAAAACTTGATGCCGATCATAAAGATCTCAACTTTTCATTCACCTGCGAATTTCCTGAAAGCAGAGCAGTTATTACCACCGATATTGAAAAATTTTATGGAATACTTTTAAACCTGGTAAAAAATGCCATAAAATATACAGACAAAGGAACGGTAGAGTTTGGGTATGTAGTAAAAGGCGAAAAATTGGAATTTTATGTAAAGGATACTGGTATTGGGATTTCAAATGAAAAAGTTGAGTTGATTTTTGAACGTTTCATTCAAGCTGATATTACTGATAAAATGGCACGACAAGGTGCAGGTTTGGGATTATCCATTTCTAAAGCATACGTAGAAATGTTGGGTGGTGAAATATGGGTGGATAGTGAAGAATCCAAAGGGTCAACTTTCTTCTTTACACTTCCCCGTAACGTCGATAAAGATAAAAAAGTAAATATCACTACCGGAGTCGATCCAGATACAGAAGCAAAGACTTTTATTCCTGAAAAATCGGGCTTAAAGGTATTAATTGCCGAAGACGATGAAGCCTCTGAAATGTTAATGTCAATAAAAATCCAGAAATTTAGCAGGGAAATACTGAAAGTAAATACAGGAACAAATGCTATTGAAACCTGCCTTAATAATCCGGATATTGATTTGATACTTATGGATATTCAAATGCCTGGTATGAACGGGTACGAGGCTACCAGAAAAATTAGAGAGTTTAATAAAAAGGTGATTATTATTGCCCAAACAGCTTTTGCACTGGAAGGGGATAAAGAAAAAGCTATTGAGGCAGGTTGTAACAACTATATTTCAAAACCTATCAGCCAGGATGAACTATTATCATTAGTTCAATTCTATTTTGCAAAATGAATACATAGATACTGCTTTTAATGCTTGAAAATAAGGTGTATTGCTAATAATGGTATTTGGACTATTGAGCCCCAAATAAGATGTTTTTATAAAATATCTTTATCTACCTTGCAGCGGTTTAACAACTAATTGTTTTGAAATACAAACGTTTCAGATGTTTGTTCGTTAATCAAACCGAATCACCTTATCAGGCGAAATTTTAGAAATAAACCAGCTTGGAATAATCAGAATGAGTGAGGTAATTACAATGGTTCCGAGGTTGAGTAATAGCAGGTGAGTGAGCGAAAAATTCATTGGTACATAATCAACGTAATACGATTCGGGATTCAGCTGAATAATATGAAAACCCATTTGCAGTAATACAATAGCCACACCAATAATGTTTCCCCAAAGTAGTCCGCGCCCGGTTAAAAACACCGAAAGATAAACAAACACCTTGCGGATGCTCCAGTTGGGGCTTCCCATCGCTTTTAGTACACCAATCATGCTGGCACGTTCGAGTATCAGAACCAGTAGCCCCGACACCATATTAAAAGCCGCAACAACAACCATTAAAATCAGTATTATCCACACGTTCATATCCAGTATCGACAACCAGTCGAATATTTGCGGGTAAACGCGTGTTATACTTTGCGTGCGCAGTATCTCAGTGTTTTCTTCGCGGTAACTGATGATTATGTTGCGTATGTTTTGCTCAATATTGTCGATGTCAAAAAAATCAGTGGTAATTACCTCGAACCCGGTAATCTGGTTGGGACGCCAGTCGTTAAGCCGCTGAATTTGTTTCAGGTCGCCCAGAATAAACAACTGGTCGAACTCCTCGAAACCGGTGCGATAAATGCCGCTTACCTGCATTTGCAGCATGCGCGGAATCGATTCGTCGCCGGTAATAAAATATACCACAATGCGGTCGTTCAGTTTCAGGCGTAACAGTTTGGCCACCTGTGCCGATAGTAAAATTTCGTTTGAGCGGGTACTGTCGTTAACTGTGGGTACCTCGCCCTCAACAAGGTGTTTGCTAAAAAACTGCCACTCGTAATTCTCGTTTACGCCTTTAAACACAATGCCCTGAATGTATTCGTCGGTTTTAATCATACCGGGCTTAGTGGCATAAGGCTGCAGGCGTTTTATACCGGGCAGCGTTTTAATATCGTCGATAAAAGGCTGGTCTTCCGAAATAGGACTGGTCTCGTACGAACTGTTCGAATCGTAATTTATAATTTGAATGTGCGAACCAAAGCCGATTACTTTGTTACGGATCTCCTTTTTAAAGCCGGTAACCACCGCCACCGAAACAATCATTACCGTTAATCCAAGTGCAATGCCCGCCAGCGCAATACGAATAATGCGTTGCGACAACAGCTTTTTGTTTGCCTTGTCGAAAAAAAGTCGGCGCGATATAAAAAGTTCGGTGTTCAAATTAGTCGACGTTTCAAGTTGCCAAAATACAAATAATACCGATAAGCGTTGGGCGCAGGCCGTTTAAATCCGGTGCTATTGTGCATTCGCCGTTTCCGGAATCAGTTCTTCCTCGGTAACATCGCTTCGGCGGTTAATAAACGGAAGAACCATCAGAGATATTATACCGATAAGAATTATCATGGCTGTCATTGACGTGTGAGCTACAAAAGCGAAGATAATGCCGTTTTCATTTGCCACGCCATATAATGAAAGGGCTTCTTTTGCCATAAAATGCCATGCCCCGATTCCACCCTGTACCGGTGCTACCATTCCAAAGCTTGCCAGTACAAATGTTGTTAATCCGGCAATTGGATTCAGATCGCTGGTAAAATCGAAGGCAAAGAATACAACGTAAAGCATCAAATAATATATGCCCCATATAAACGCGGAGTGGAAAAAGAACCAACCTTTTTTCTCGATGTTTTTAATGGAAATAAATCCTTCCTTAAAGTTGCGGATCACTTCCAGAATTTTTTTGAAGAAGGCCGTATGTTTAAAAGCGTTTCTGAATATAAATATCAATATGGCCAGCACAACAATCCCGATTACAAGGAAAGGCGATGTGCCAACAGCATATAATTTCTCTGAAATTTCGGGATTCTCTTTCATAAAGTGAATCATTTCGCCAAACTGCGAGAGAATTATAATTGCAAGTAGAATTAGAAGCGAAATCAGGTCGATTAGTCGCTCGGCAACCACTGTGCCTACCAGTTTGGTAAACGATATTTTTTCGTAGCGCGATAAAACTCCACAGCGCGAAACTTCGCCCATTCGCGGGATAGCCATGTTCATTAAGTAGCCCACCATAACGGCCAAAAAAGTGTTGATAAAGCGTGGTTTATGCCCGATTGGCTCAATCATTAGTCCCCAGCGCAGGGTGCGGCTCACATGGCTTAGCAAGCCAAGAAGCAGCGATGCTACCACCCACCAATAGTTAACATCGTTTTTTAAAACGGTTTTTATCCGTTCAATATCCTGATCTTTGTAAATAAGCCAAAAAATAAAAGCTCCCAGAGCGAAGAAGCCAAGAAACTGTAGAATCTTAACGATGGTTTTTTTCAAAATCTAGATTTTTAAAGCTTTCTTTCTCGCGTCACCAGTTATTTCCCTTAAAATTTACTACTTTCACGACGCGAAAAATACCGTTAGGTATTGAGCAATTCTTTGATGGCAAAAATATAAATTTGTTTTATTAATCGAACGAAAAAGAGCATTAAGTAAAATTGAAAATGGACGAGGCGGAGTGTAATGAGCTATGTACGACCCAAAAAAAATCTAGGTCAACATTTTTTAACCGATCAAAATATTGCGCGAAAAATTGTTGACAGCCTGAGTGCCGATGTACCGGATATACTGGAAATCGGCCCCGGAATGGGAGTGTTAACTCAATACCTGCTACAACGCCCCGAACTAAATGTTCATGTTGTTGAGATCGATACCGAATCAGTAGAATACCTGGGGCAAAATTTTCCAACGCTAAAATACATTTGGGGAGAAGATTTTCTGAAAGCTGATATCGCTGGTCGTTTTTCGGGTCAATTCAGTGTTATCGGAAATTTTCCTTATAATATTTCATCGCAGATATTTTTCCGCGTGTTGCAACTTCGTAACCGCATTCCCGAAACAGTGGGAATGGTGCAAAAAGAAGTTGCCGAGCGTATTGCCGCTCCACACGGATCGAAAACCTATGGAATACTGAGTGTGTTGCTACAGGCTTTTTTCGATATTGAATACCTGTTTACCGTTTCGGAAGGCGTGTTCAATCCGCCGCCAAAAGTAAAATCGGCAGTGATGCGGCTAAAACGAAACGAGGTAAAAGAACTTCCTTGCAGCGAGGAACTGTTTGTAAAAGTGGTGAAAGCAGCTTTTAACCTTCGCCGAAAAATGCTACGTAATTCACTAAAGGAAATTTGTGCCCAATTACCCGAGGAGTATGCTACGAAACGACCTGAACAACTTTCGGTCGGTGCGTTTATTGATCTGACTTGTAAAATCGAAGAAATCGAAAAAAGTAAATCATGAGTATTGAAGTAACCAGAGAATACATTGAGCAGTTAAGAGCATTTATTGAAGAGGAGAGAAAAGAGGACGTAGCTGCATTAATGGAAGATCTTCACCCGGCAGATATTGCCGAGGTTATGGATGATCTGAACATGGAAGAAGCAAAATTCATTTATTTACTGCTTGATGGTGAAAAAGCTTCCGATGTTCTGATTGAGATTGATGAAGACGACCGACGACGGTTTTTGAAAATACTGCCACCTGAAATGATTGCTACCCGATTCATTGAATATATGGATTCGGATGATGCTGCCGACGTTGTTGCCGATCTGGATGAAGACGTTCAGAAGGAAGTACTTAACGAGATTGAGGACATTGAACAAGCCGGCGATATTATCGATCTGTTGGAATATGAAGAGGACTCGGCCGGTGGTATTATGGCAAAAGAGCTGGTTACCGTAAACGAAAACTGGAATGTGGCAACCTGCCTGAAAGAGATTAGCCGACAGGCCGAAGAAGTGGATGAGATATTTTACATTTATGTTGTCGACAATGATGAAAAACTAAAAGGAGTTTTGTCGCTTAAAAAGCTGATTCTAAACCATACCAATACAAAGATATCGAAGATTTACGATGCCGATGTAAATAAAGTTTATACCAATACACGGCAGGAGGAAGTAGCTGAGCTGATGGATAAATATGACTTGGTAGCGATGCCGGTTGTTGATGAAATTGGTCGGCTACAGGGGCGGATTACCTTCGATGATGTAATTGACTTTGTTCGTGATGAAGCTGAAAAAGATTACCAAATGGTGTCGGGTATTACCGGCGATGTTGAGCCTGGCGATAAAGTTTGGGAAGTTTTGCGGGCACGATTCCCGTGGCTGCTGATTGGGCTGCTGGGAGGTATTCTCGGAGCGGTAGTTTTGGGATCTCACGAAGAATCATTAGCGAAAGTAACTGAGTTGGCATTTTTTATTCCGCTTATTGCAGCAATGGCCGGTAATGTAGGAGTACAATCGTCATCTATTGTTGTACAAAGCATTGCAAGTGGTGTAAAAGATATTGAAACACCGGCACGAAAAATTGTTAAGGAGGTATCGGTAGCAGTTTTAACGGCGAGCATTTTTGCCATACTCATTTTCTGTTACAACTTCTTTGTCTCCGGAAATATGAGCCTTACCTATTCCGTATCCATTTCGTTGTTTATCGTAATACTTTTTGCGTCGTTATTTGGCACGGTCATCCCATTAATTCTGAATCGTTTTAAGATTGATCCTGCACTGGCAACCGGGCCGTTTATTACTACCATGAACGATATTCTGGGAATGATGATTTACCTGACAATTTCCGGATTGTTTTTTAATTTGGTTTAAACCGAGTTTATCGCAATTACCGGATCGAGTTTGGCAGCTGCACGCGCCGGCATAAATCCTGCGAGAAAGCCAATAACGGTAGAGATTAGAAGTCCGTTTATTATGTTGCCGGAAGTAAGCATGATTGTAAAATCAGTAGATTGATTTACAACGATGGTTCCCGCATAAATCAGAATCAAACCAATTACACCACCAATTACAGAAAGCACGATAGACTCGAAAATAAACTGAAGCAGGATAAAGTAACGTTTGGCTCCGATCGATTTCTGGATACCGATTATTTTGGTACGTTCTTTCACCGAAACAAACATGATGTTGGCAATTCCAAAACCACCAACAATAATTGAAAATCCTCCAATAATAGCTCCGGCCAAATTAAAAACGGCAAAAAACTGGTCGAACTGATTGGCTACAATACTAACTTCATTTAATGCGAAATCGTTCTCTTCCATCGGTTTCAATCTGCGAATGGTTCGCATTATGCCCTCCAGCTCGGCCATAAATTTATCACTGTCGATGTTGTCTTTCGCTTTAATACAAATGGTTTGCCCGCGGTCGCGGTTACGCACATCAATCATGTAATACGATTTAATTACGCTGATGTGAATGTAACGGTCCATGCTGGTTCCGCCCAAAGCATCTTGCCCCATTTTTGTATAAACACCAATAATATTGAATTTCTGTCCCTGTATTTTTATGGTGCGACCAATAGGGTTTAAGTCATCAAAAAGTTGTTCGGCAATTCCATTCCCAATTACAGCAACTGCAGATCCATTACGCATTTCCGATTCTGTAAAATATCTGCCTTTGTCAATCTCTAGATTCCAAACATCGAGCAATCCAAAAGAAGTTGCCATAACTATAGCATTGTCAAGCGTGGTGCTACCGTACTGTGCTTTTCGGCCAAAGCCAAATAAAAAGGCTGCGTTATCAACGGTTTGTGCTCGTCTAGCAATTTCGTCAGTCTCTTCAAGCGTTGGCACCGGACGGTTTTGATATTTCCAAAACGGATATTCGGTTTCTCCTTCAGGAGGTGCCCAGGGCATTTTTTGCACATAAACCATGTTGCTACCCAGCGAATTCAGACTGTCTCGAATATAACTCTCCAGCGAATCGATTACTGTAAAAACTGAAATAATAGCAAAAATACCAATGGTAATGCCCAACAACGAAAGAATGGTTCGCAATTTATTGGCCGAAAGCGAATTTGCAGCAAATGAAAAAGACTCATATATCAGTCGAAGCAGTAACATTTTCAGGTTTTAAATTAACAGTAAAAGTAGTACATGTTTTCTATTTTTCGTATTTACAATTTAATGACATTCTAAAAAGTCATCGCAGAACTGATTTTAGGCCTAAATCAAGTGTAAGAAACGATCTGTTCTATTAGTGTGATTTCGGTAAAAATATTACAGTGATTTCAGAAATACTTGTGCCGGCAAATAATATTTTAATTAGCACTTTGTTTATAATATAAAATTATCTGTTTTTTTTATCTTTGCAAGCGAATTTGAAATATCCAATAAATGGCTGATAATAAAAAAATTAAGACTGCTTTGGTTTCAGTCTTTCACAAAGAAAATTTAGATAAGATTGTTACGAAACTAAACGACTTGGGTGTTAAGATTTTAAGTACCGGTGGAACTAAAAGTTTTATCGAGTCGTTGGGAGTTGAGGTTACTGCAGTTGAAAGTTTAACCGGTTACCCGTCGATTTTAGGTGGACGAGTGAAAACGCTACACCCAAAAGTGTTTGGCGGAATTTTATCGCGTCGCGACAACCAGGGCGATGT comes from uncultured Draconibacterium sp. and encodes:
- a CDS encoding PAS domain S-box protein; amino-acid sequence: MVNFNSFRKLHQLFKKKKHEPCLDSEVEYREIVENSLVGVYIIQNNTFKFVNKRFCEISGYAYDEIVDKMSPTFLVFESDKGIVKENIRKRISKEKASIEYEFRGVKKDGSIVWLGVLGNLITFKGKPAISGTVVDITERKKVEDALHIREERLRETLVVTKIGTWEWNVAEDTWLASPIYYTMLGYEPVVGPSDRTVWLNRVHPEDRANVKAKINDVITNEADRYIYEARMLHADGTYRWHQVIGHTIEKDNLGKIKRMVGIRKDITDFKQAEEELRISENRLRVLIDTLPDLVWLKNPHGVYLQCNQRFEQFYGATEKEIVGKTDYDFVSKDLADFFRQKDNDAAVAGKPTINEEELTFADGHKEILETIKTPMYESDGTFMGVLGIGRDITQRKKSKQELIKNEAIISTAVENLPIVFFLIDKDGIFNLSIGAGLKGLGLLPNQVVGQSVFDLYKDYPKTIEAIKKALAGEFVNFESNVNGVHYLNIVHPMTISGKRVGIVGVGLDITERKKANESLKLFSTLIDNSNDAFEVYDPKTGRVIDVNETGHKTLGYSREEFLKLSVYDIDPFVDKNNFKKNIQELRKSEFRTWQSIHKRKDGSTFPVEVNIRLVKLEKEYLVSVARDISLRKQNEELVVKLSHAVEQSPVSIIITDKNGNIEYSNPKTFEVSGYKKEEVLGKNPRIFSSGDRASSEYKALWENLLAGKEWKGEFQNRKKNGELFWEFVYISPILNATGEITHFVAIKEDITERRKMIEELIYAKNKAEESDRLKSAFLANMSHEIRTPMNGILGFASLLKEPELSGELQNEYIQIIEKSGARMLNIINDIVSISQIESGIIDINLSETNINSQLQFVYDSLKLDADHKDLNFSFTCEFPESRAVITTDIEKFYGILLNLVKNAIKYTDKGTVEFGYVVKGEKLEFYVKDTGIGISNEKVELIFERFIQADITDKMARQGAGLGLSISKAYVEMLGGEIWVDSEESKGSTFFFTLPRNVDKDKKVNITTGVDPDTEAKTFIPEKSGLKVLIAEDDEASEMLMSIKIQKFSREILKVNTGTNAIETCLNNPDIDLILMDIQMPGMNGYEATRKIREFNKKVIIIAQTAFALEGDKEKAIEAGCNNYISKPISQDELLSLVQFYFAK
- a CDS encoding FtsX-like permease family protein, translated to MNTELFISRRLFFDKANKKLLSQRIIRIALAGIALGLTVMIVSVAVVTGFKKEIRNKVIGFGSHIQIINYDSNSSYETSPISEDQPFIDDIKTLPGIKRLQPYATKPGMIKTDEYIQGIVFKGVNENYEWQFFSKHLVEGEVPTVNDSTRSNEILLSAQVAKLLRLKLNDRIVVYFITGDESIPRMLQMQVSGIYRTGFEEFDQLFILGDLKQIQRLNDWRPNQITGFEVITTDFFDIDNIEQNIRNIIISYREENTEILRTQSITRVYPQIFDWLSILDMNVWIILILMVVVAAFNMVSGLLVLILERASMIGVLKAMGSPNWSIRKVFVYLSVFLTGRGLLWGNIIGVAIVLLQMGFHIIQLNPESYYVDYVPMNFSLTHLLLLNLGTIVITSLILIIPSWFISKISPDKVIRFD
- a CDS encoding lysylphosphatidylglycerol synthase transmembrane domain-containing protein, whose amino-acid sequence is MKKTIVKILQFLGFFALGAFIFWLIYKDQDIERIKTVLKNDVNYWWVVASLLLGLLSHVSRTLRWGLMIEPIGHKPRFINTFLAVMVGYLMNMAIPRMGEVSRCGVLSRYEKISFTKLVGTVVAERLIDLISLLILLAIIILSQFGEMIHFMKENPEISEKLYAVGTSPFLVIGIVVLAILIFIFRNAFKHTAFFKKILEVIRNFKEGFISIKNIEKKGWFFFHSAFIWGIYYLMLYVVFFAFDFTSDLNPIAGLTTFVLASFGMVAPVQGGIGAWHFMAKEALSLYGVANENGIIFAFVAHTSMTAMIILIGIISLMVLPFINRRSDVTEEELIPETANAQ
- the rsmA gene encoding 16S rRNA (adenine(1518)-N(6)/adenine(1519)-N(6))-dimethyltransferase RsmA, translating into MSYVRPKKNLGQHFLTDQNIARKIVDSLSADVPDILEIGPGMGVLTQYLLQRPELNVHVVEIDTESVEYLGQNFPTLKYIWGEDFLKADIAGRFSGQFSVIGNFPYNISSQIFFRVLQLRNRIPETVGMVQKEVAERIAAPHGSKTYGILSVLLQAFFDIEYLFTVSEGVFNPPPKVKSAVMRLKRNEVKELPCSEELFVKVVKAAFNLRRKMLRNSLKEICAQLPEEYATKRPEQLSVGAFIDLTCKIEEIEKSKS
- the mgtE gene encoding magnesium transporter; the encoded protein is MSIEVTREYIEQLRAFIEEERKEDVAALMEDLHPADIAEVMDDLNMEEAKFIYLLLDGEKASDVLIEIDEDDRRRFLKILPPEMIATRFIEYMDSDDAADVVADLDEDVQKEVLNEIEDIEQAGDIIDLLEYEEDSAGGIMAKELVTVNENWNVATCLKEISRQAEEVDEIFYIYVVDNDEKLKGVLSLKKLILNHTNTKISKIYDADVNKVYTNTRQEEVAELMDKYDLVAMPVVDEIGRLQGRITFDDVIDFVRDEAEKDYQMVSGITGDVEPGDKVWEVLRARFPWLLIGLLGGILGAVVLGSHEESLAKVTELAFFIPLIAAMAGNVGVQSSSIVVQSIASGVKDIETPARKIVKEVSVAVLTASIFAILIFCYNFFVSGNMSLTYSVSISLFIVILFASLFGTVIPLILNRFKIDPALATGPFITTMNDILGMMIYLTISGLFFNLV
- a CDS encoding ABC transporter permease, which produces MLLLRLIYESFSFAANSLSANKLRTILSLLGITIGIFAIISVFTVIDSLESYIRDSLNSLGSNMVYVQKMPWAPPEGETEYPFWKYQNRPVPTLEETDEIARRAQTVDNAAFLFGFGRKAQYGSTTLDNAIVMATSFGLLDVWNLEIDKGRYFTESEMRNGSAVAVIGNGIAEQLFDDLNPIGRTIKIQGQKFNIIGVYTKMGQDALGGTSMDRYIHISVIKSYYMIDVRNRDRGQTICIKAKDNIDSDKFMAELEGIMRTIRRLKPMEENDFALNEVSIVANQFDQFFAVFNLAGAIIGGFSIIVGGFGIANIMFVSVKERTKIIGIQKSIGAKRYFILLQFIFESIVLSVIGGVIGLILIYAGTIVVNQSTDFTIMLTSGNIINGLLISTVIGFLAGFMPARAAAKLDPVIAINSV